Proteins from a single region of Acidovorax sp. NCPPB 3576:
- a CDS encoding phage regulatory CII family protein produces the protein MSLHDSLRRGADSFPGGRAVISLRLGKTDEVLRKELAGSATHKLGAMDALAIARLCVETKTPHCFDYASFVAQECGGRFVPDDEAEPKPSIDPMRKVSRLMRETSDVTSIVIEALSDGVISDNELACIEQEIAEAEEVLRRLRRAAQAVNAQGKPKSERSHVNLPVLDRMERQAASPFAKVGGQPTESMRTDQLVSE, from the coding sequence ATGAGCTTGCACGACTCCTTGCGCCGTGGCGCTGACTCCTTCCCCGGTGGCCGTGCAGTCATCTCCCTGCGCCTTGGGAAGACCGACGAGGTTTTGCGCAAAGAGCTTGCCGGCTCGGCGACCCACAAGCTGGGTGCCATGGATGCGTTGGCGATCGCGCGGCTTTGCGTCGAGACGAAGACGCCGCACTGCTTCGATTACGCCTCGTTCGTGGCCCAGGAGTGCGGGGGGCGTTTTGTCCCCGACGACGAGGCCGAGCCAAAACCTTCCATCGACCCGATGCGCAAGGTATCCCGGCTGATGCGCGAGACATCTGATGTCACCAGCATCGTGATCGAAGCACTGAGCGATGGAGTGATCTCGGACAACGAATTGGCGTGCATCGAGCAGGAGATTGCGGAGGCCGAAGAGGTTCTTCGCAGACTGCGACGCGCTGCCCAGGCGGTCAATGCGCAGGGCAAGCCAAAGAGCGAGCGCTCGCACGTGAATCTACCTGTCCTTGATCGTATGGAGCGCCAAGCGGCCTCGCCATTCGCAAAGGTTGGAGGTCAGCCGACCGAGAGCATGCGGACAGATCAATTGGTCAGCGAGTGA
- a CDS encoding alpha/beta fold hydrolase, with amino-acid sequence MTEPTLNYVNCPGIAAKEAAVDSAAASHRMAYWEWNATGQPDHPHVAVCVHGLSRQGRDFDVLARRLSRHARVICPDVAGRGRSDWFADPMAYQVPVYAADMLALLSQVQGQASIQHLDWVGTSMGGLIGMALCGQPGLPLPVPVRRLVLNDVGPVIEWSALQRIGQYLGRPAHFATEQQAADALWAISSSFGPHTPAQWLALSSAMLRPAPEGGFVLHYDPAIALPFRAMTQEAALAGEAQLWQLYDQISARTLLLRGAQSDLLSPSTAQAMSQRGPRAQVVEWGGVGHAPTLVAGEQVDVVEAFLFDPSERGGL; translated from the coding sequence ATGACCGAGCCTACGCTGAATTACGTGAATTGCCCTGGAATCGCTGCCAAGGAGGCCGCGGTGGACAGTGCAGCCGCCAGCCATCGCATGGCCTATTGGGAATGGAACGCGACGGGCCAGCCGGACCATCCCCATGTGGCGGTTTGCGTGCATGGCCTGTCGCGCCAGGGGCGCGATTTCGATGTGCTGGCCCGTCGCCTGTCCCGTCATGCCCGTGTGATCTGTCCCGACGTGGCCGGCCGCGGCCGCAGCGACTGGTTCGCCGACCCCATGGCCTATCAGGTGCCGGTGTATGCCGCCGACATGCTGGCCCTGCTCTCGCAGGTGCAGGGCCAGGCATCCATCCAGCACCTGGACTGGGTGGGCACCAGCATGGGCGGGCTGATCGGCATGGCGCTGTGCGGCCAGCCGGGGCTGCCGCTTCCCGTGCCGGTGCGCAGGCTGGTCCTCAACGATGTGGGGCCGGTGATCGAATGGAGCGCGCTCCAGCGCATCGGCCAGTACCTCGGGCGGCCCGCCCATTTCGCAACGGAGCAGCAGGCGGCAGACGCCTTGTGGGCGATTTCCTCCAGCTTCGGCCCCCATACGCCGGCGCAGTGGCTGGCGTTGTCGAGCGCCATGCTCCGGCCCGCACCCGAGGGCGGGTTCGTACTGCATTACGACCCGGCCATCGCCCTGCCGTTTCGCGCGATGACGCAAGAGGCAGCCCTCGCAGGCGAGGCGCAGCTGTGGCAGCTGTATGACCAAATCAGCGCGCGCACGCTGCTGCTGCGTGGCGCGCAGTCGGATCTGCTCTCGCCCTCGACGGCGCAAGCCATGTCGCAACGCGGGCCCCGAGCCCAGGTGGTGGAGTGGGGCGGTGTGGGGCACGCCCCGACGCTGGTGGCGGGCGAACAGGTGGATGTGGTCGAAGCGTTCCTCTTCGATCCCAGCGAAAGAGGTGGGCTGTGA
- a CDS encoding tyrosine-type recombinase/integrase, translating to MGFRDGVEVRERSIRLFFVHDGARCRETLTMAGKPLAPTAANVKHAHRIAAEIRDKIRLGTFVLADFFPGSPRAASVAPAAEQRNFGKWCELWLQTKGRLAKRTLSQYENALAIWQGLLGAESPMEKLTHATVAAKVGGYPWKSAKLLNNYLIPLRGVFMLAGRELKTENPMEGIENSKHQAAAPDPLSTAEMERILADLRERYDQRVHAYFEFAFLTGMRPEELIALQWGDVDWNHGTIRVERARTAGEEKELKTYNARDVDLVARAVAALQTMKPWTCMGGVDSAIFQNPVTNRPWHDERSQRDHYWTPSLRRLGIRRRRAYQTRHTYAANALAAGVNPAYIARQMGHKNAKMLFSVYAKWIDGADRGREKAKLEAALRNEKAA from the coding sequence ATGGGTTTTAGAGACGGAGTAGAGGTTCGGGAAAGAAGCATCCGACTGTTCTTCGTGCACGATGGCGCGCGGTGCCGCGAGACTCTGACGATGGCTGGCAAACCGCTCGCACCCACGGCTGCCAACGTGAAGCACGCACACCGTATTGCTGCCGAGATCCGGGACAAGATTCGGCTGGGAACCTTCGTGCTGGCCGACTTCTTCCCCGGTAGCCCGAGAGCTGCCAGCGTGGCCCCGGCCGCCGAGCAAAGGAATTTCGGCAAGTGGTGCGAACTGTGGCTGCAGACTAAAGGGCGCTTGGCCAAACGCACCCTCAGCCAGTATGAAAACGCCCTTGCCATCTGGCAGGGCCTGCTGGGGGCAGAGTCACCGATGGAGAAACTCACCCATGCCACGGTGGCCGCCAAGGTCGGCGGCTACCCATGGAAGTCTGCCAAGCTGCTGAACAACTACCTGATACCCCTGCGTGGGGTGTTCATGTTGGCTGGGCGAGAACTGAAGACGGAAAACCCCATGGAAGGCATCGAGAACTCCAAGCACCAGGCGGCCGCACCTGATCCGCTATCGACTGCGGAGATGGAGCGCATCCTCGCCGACTTGAGGGAACGCTACGACCAGCGCGTGCACGCCTATTTCGAATTCGCCTTTCTCACCGGCATGCGGCCGGAAGAGCTGATCGCTTTGCAGTGGGGTGACGTGGACTGGAACCACGGGACCATTCGCGTGGAGCGCGCCCGCACCGCAGGCGAAGAGAAGGAATTGAAGACGTATAACGCGCGGGACGTGGACCTTGTGGCGCGGGCCGTCGCCGCGCTGCAAACAATGAAGCCCTGGACATGCATGGGCGGAGTGGATTCGGCCATTTTCCAGAACCCGGTGACCAACCGCCCGTGGCATGACGAGCGAAGCCAGCGCGACCACTACTGGACCCCTAGCTTGCGCCGTCTGGGCATCCGTCGCCGGCGCGCATACCAAACGCGGCACACCTATGCCGCCAATGCGCTCGCGGCGGGGGTGAACCCCGCGTACATCGCAAGGCAGATGGGGCATAAGAATGCCAAGATGCTATTCAGCGTCTATGCCAAGTGGATCGACGGGGCAGACCGTGGGAGGGAAAAAGCGAAGTTGGAAGCTGCACTCAGAAACGAAAAAGCCGCCTAG
- a CDS encoding DEAD/DEAH box helicase: MQALQLRPYQSASVERLRDGFRAKHVRQVLAAPTGSGKSRIMEHMIKCVQEKRTRIMFVCERRVLVEQFSRHLDRAGIDHGVLMAKHWRFRPHLPVQIASAQTLERMETLPQVDLVFIDELHACLRKSIINMMVNQPNLRIVGATATPFHPAIGMHFTNVVSVTTMAALVRDGHLVPFRVFVAREVDTSGLPTVAGEWKKDELEERGRRIVGDVVADYVRISHEVFGEYRKTICFSCGVQHGAELAQRFNDAGINAVQISSDDEDDYRDQVLEDFARPDTDIKVVISVAILSRGFDQSDIDHVILARPLKKSFSEHVQMVGRGARVHDGKALCVIQDNSGNWLRFQDDWDKLYHHGVEALGPGTDTKPKKEPSDAQKEAAKCPKCSALWPPKTDTCTHCGHVRVRGNDVQAVAGELIEVGGTKPAKAEKYSADYKRTFYAQLLWNALDKGHNPGSAYHRYIEKFGVGPSGPKPEPEPMGEEVRKWLVSRNIRNSKRRAVAA, translated from the coding sequence ATGCAAGCTTTGCAGTTGCGTCCCTACCAGTCTGCTAGCGTGGAACGTCTGCGCGATGGCTTTCGCGCGAAGCATGTGCGCCAGGTGCTGGCCGCGCCCACCGGTTCCGGAAAGAGCCGGATCATGGAGCACATGATCAAGTGCGTACAGGAGAAGCGCACGCGCATCATGTTCGTTTGCGAGCGCCGCGTCTTGGTGGAGCAGTTCTCTAGGCACCTGGACCGCGCCGGTATCGACCATGGCGTGCTGATGGCAAAGCACTGGCGCTTCCGCCCGCACCTTCCGGTGCAGATCGCGAGCGCACAGACGCTGGAGCGCATGGAGACGCTGCCGCAAGTGGATCTGGTGTTCATCGATGAGCTGCACGCCTGCCTGCGCAAAAGCATCATCAACATGATGGTGAACCAGCCGAACCTGCGTATCGTGGGAGCAACTGCGACGCCATTCCATCCGGCCATCGGCATGCATTTCACGAACGTGGTCAGCGTCACCACGATGGCCGCCCTCGTGCGAGATGGCCACCTTGTTCCATTCCGCGTTTTTGTCGCCAGGGAAGTGGATACCAGCGGCTTGCCAACGGTGGCCGGAGAGTGGAAGAAAGACGAGTTGGAAGAACGTGGCCGGCGCATCGTCGGCGACGTGGTGGCGGACTATGTGCGGATCTCGCACGAGGTCTTCGGCGAGTACCGAAAAACCATTTGCTTCAGCTGCGGAGTGCAGCACGGGGCCGAGCTGGCCCAGCGCTTCAACGATGCGGGCATCAACGCCGTGCAGATCAGCTCGGACGATGAGGACGACTACCGGGATCAGGTCCTGGAGGACTTCGCGCGCCCTGACACCGACATCAAGGTCGTGATCAGCGTCGCCATCCTGAGCCGGGGCTTCGATCAGTCGGACATTGATCACGTCATCCTGGCCCGACCGTTGAAGAAGTCCTTCAGTGAGCATGTGCAGATGGTGGGCCGCGGCGCGCGCGTGCATGACGGCAAGGCGCTCTGTGTGATTCAGGACAACAGCGGCAATTGGCTGCGGTTCCAAGACGACTGGGACAAGCTCTACCACCACGGCGTCGAGGCTCTGGGCCCGGGCACGGACACGAAGCCGAAGAAGGAGCCCAGCGACGCGCAGAAGGAGGCCGCGAAGTGCCCGAAATGCTCGGCATTGTGGCCGCCCAAGACCGATACCTGCACCCATTGCGGGCACGTCCGCGTGCGCGGTAACGATGTGCAGGCCGTCGCGGGGGAGTTGATCGAAGTGGGGGGCACAAAGCCTGCCAAAGCCGAGAAGTACAGCGCCGACTACAAGCGCACGTTCTATGCACAGTTGCTGTGGAATGCCCTGGACAAGGGGCACAACCCCGGCAGCGCGTACCACCGATACATCGAGAAATTCGGCGTGGGCCCGTCTGGTCCGAAGCCCGAGCCCGAGCCCATGGGTGAGGAGGTGCGCAAGTGGCTGGTGAGCCGCAATATCCGCAATTCGAAGCGGAGGGCTGTCGCAGCATGA
- a CDS encoding helix-turn-helix domain-containing protein translates to MQNLRIIRQRLGITQRVVADGIGCTQGNVGHYENGQTVPPAMARKLIAFCKSQGLPITFEHIYEDAKLPEPTAKV, encoded by the coding sequence ATGCAAAACCTCCGAATCATCAGACAGCGGCTCGGCATCACCCAGCGGGTCGTAGCCGATGGCATCGGTTGCACTCAGGGAAACGTCGGGCACTACGAAAACGGGCAGACGGTGCCGCCGGCGATGGCGCGGAAGCTGATCGCGTTCTGTAAGTCCCAAGGGTTGCCGATCACCTTCGAGCACATCTACGAAGACGCGAAGTTGCCGGAACCCACGGCCAAGGTCTGA
- a CDS encoding Arc family DNA-binding protein, whose product MSREDPQLKIRLPEALKAKIERSAEAAGRSMNSEIVARLQATYDETVVTTVEARVMPGAQEKRFEFNADEIADKVVERLEGRKKRNTPTKVVIPNNLDRSPDFRSVYDDFYANIILRGARANASFPGGQEPELKPRGNEPYGPRKSANASKSLPKKPRGNKA is encoded by the coding sequence ATGAGCCGCGAAGACCCACAGTTGAAAATTCGCCTCCCGGAAGCGTTGAAGGCCAAGATTGAGCGTTCGGCCGAGGCGGCGGGGCGCAGCATGAACAGCGAGATCGTCGCGCGCCTTCAAGCGACCTACGACGAGACTGTCGTTACCACTGTTGAAGCGCGAGTGATGCCAGGCGCGCAAGAGAAGCGCTTTGAGTTCAATGCAGATGAGATCGCTGACAAGGTGGTGGAGCGTCTCGAAGGGCGCAAAAAGCGCAACACTCCTACCAAAGTCGTCATTCCAAACAACCTCGATAGATCGCCTGACTTCCGAAGTGTGTACGACGATTTCTACGCGAACATAATTCTGCGCGGCGCTCGAGCGAATGCATCCTTCCCGGGCGGCCAAGAGCCAGAGTTGAAGCCGCGGGGCAATGAGCCATACGGGCCACGGAAGAGCGCTAACGCTTCCAAGAGCTTGCCCAAGAAGCCGCGCGGGAACAAGGCCTGA
- a CDS encoding RelA/SpoT family protein produces MSTAPPATLGQGGAGSASPRSDAVPQLIAATALSLPEQAGALARARAFAEPLLSSETLETGENTFAHAEAVASILKNIGGSEAMQAASYLVHACSHLNKPEEVIAKAFGQNFAALAVETTKLMRVQQQAREAQLAGQPVDDPATQTENVRKMLLAFSRDLRVVMLRLASRLQTLRFYAASKRAVSPGIAREALQVFAPLANRLGIWQMKWELEDLSFRFLEPETYKQVARLLDEKRAEREVYMEQLRGRLESELRARSISASVQGRPKHIYSIVKKMRGKSLDFEHVFDIRALRVVVPSVKDCYAALSWVHEHFKPIDAEFDDYIAKPKPNGYQSLHTVVRDETGKAIEIQIRTQAMNDHAEHGVAAHWAYKEAGTKGYAGVSASGEYDAKIAVLRQLLAWERDMAGTVQHGGLFEDRIYVLTPDAAVVELPQGATPVDFAYAVHTSVGHRCRGARVDGAMVPLNTPLQNGQTVEITTVKEGRPSRDWLNAELGYLTSHRARAKVRAWFNAQATHETTARGREAVEKLLQREGKTAVKLDDLAVQLGFKTADALFEVVGKDEFSLRTIETLLRPPEPVLQPDDYLLLKKSRTSETAPKGGVLVVGIDSLMTQLAKCCKPAPPDSIRGFVTRGKGVSVHRADCSNFREMAARSAERVIEVEWGQSKAAAGAGPSVYPVDVSVEAADRQGLLRDISEVFAREKTNVIGVQTQSVKGTAWMTFTVEVSDSGRLNKVLGIVATVQGVRSARRR; encoded by the coding sequence CTGTCCACCGCACCTCCCGCCACGCTGGGCCAGGGGGGCGCGGGGAGCGCGTCGCCCCGGTCCGATGCCGTGCCGCAGCTCATCGCTGCCACGGCGCTGTCGCTGCCTGAGCAGGCGGGCGCGCTGGCGCGGGCCCGGGCCTTTGCGGAACCGCTGCTGTCCAGCGAGACGCTGGAGACCGGTGAGAACACCTTTGCGCATGCCGAAGCCGTCGCCTCCATCCTCAAGAACATCGGTGGGTCGGAAGCCATGCAGGCGGCCAGCTATCTGGTGCATGCCTGCTCGCACTTGAACAAGCCCGAGGAGGTCATCGCCAAAGCCTTCGGGCAGAACTTTGCCGCCCTGGCTGTGGAGACCACCAAGCTCATGCGTGTGCAGCAGCAGGCGCGCGAAGCCCAGCTTGCCGGGCAGCCGGTGGACGACCCCGCCACGCAGACCGAGAACGTGCGCAAGATGCTGCTTGCTTTCTCCCGCGACCTGCGCGTGGTGATGCTGCGGCTGGCGTCGCGTCTGCAGACCCTGCGGTTCTACGCCGCTTCCAAGCGCGCGGTGTCACCCGGCATCGCGCGCGAAGCGCTGCAGGTATTCGCCCCGCTGGCCAACCGGCTCGGCATCTGGCAGATGAAGTGGGAACTGGAAGACCTGTCCTTTCGGTTCCTGGAGCCGGAGACCTATAAACAGGTCGCCCGGCTGCTGGACGAAAAGCGGGCCGAGCGCGAGGTGTACATGGAGCAGCTGCGCGGCCGGCTGGAGTCCGAACTGCGGGCTCGCAGCATCAGCGCCAGCGTGCAGGGCCGGCCCAAGCACATCTACAGCATCGTCAAGAAGATGCGCGGCAAGTCGCTCGACTTCGAGCATGTGTTCGACATTCGGGCGCTGCGGGTGGTGGTGCCTTCGGTGAAGGATTGCTATGCCGCGCTGTCGTGGGTGCACGAGCATTTCAAGCCCATCGACGCTGAGTTCGACGACTACATCGCCAAGCCCAAGCCCAACGGCTACCAGTCGCTGCACACGGTCGTGCGCGACGAGACGGGCAAGGCCATCGAAATCCAGATTCGCACCCAGGCCATGAACGACCACGCCGAGCACGGCGTGGCCGCCCACTGGGCCTACAAGGAGGCGGGCACCAAGGGCTATGCGGGCGTTTCGGCCTCCGGCGAATACGACGCCAAGATCGCGGTGCTGCGCCAGTTGCTGGCCTGGGAGCGGGACATGGCGGGCACCGTGCAGCACGGAGGGCTGTTCGAGGACCGCATCTACGTGCTCACGCCGGACGCCGCCGTGGTGGAGTTGCCGCAGGGCGCCACCCCCGTCGATTTCGCCTATGCGGTGCACACCAGCGTCGGCCACCGGTGCCGCGGTGCGCGCGTGGATGGGGCCATGGTGCCGCTCAACACGCCGCTGCAGAATGGGCAGACCGTGGAGATCACCACCGTCAAGGAAGGCCGCCCGTCGCGCGACTGGCTCAATGCCGAGTTGGGCTACCTCACCAGCCACCGGGCTCGCGCCAAGGTGCGCGCTTGGTTCAATGCGCAGGCCACGCACGAAACCACGGCGCGGGGCCGCGAGGCCGTGGAAAAGTTGCTGCAGCGCGAGGGCAAGACGGCCGTCAAGCTCGACGACCTGGCCGTGCAACTGGGCTTCAAGACCGCAGACGCCTTGTTCGAAGTGGTGGGCAAGGACGAGTTTTCGCTGCGCACCATCGAAACGCTGCTGCGCCCGCCGGAGCCCGTGCTGCAGCCCGACGACTACCTGTTGCTCAAGAAGTCGCGCACCTCCGAAACGGCCCCCAAGGGCGGGGTGTTGGTGGTGGGCATCGATTCGCTGATGACCCAGCTGGCCAAGTGCTGCAAGCCCGCGCCGCCCGACAGCATCCGGGGCTTCGTCACGCGCGGCAAGGGGGTGAGCGTGCACCGTGCCGACTGCAGTAATTTTCGCGAGATGGCAGCGCGAAGTGCCGAACGCGTCATCGAAGTGGAGTGGGGGCAGTCCAAGGCCGCAGCCGGTGCCGGCCCTTCGGTTTACCCCGTGGATGTGTCCGTCGAGGCGGCAGACCGGCAAGGCCTGCTGCGCGATATTTCCGAAGTCTTCGCCAGAGAAAAAACCAACGTGATCGGCGTTCAGACGCAGTCCGTGAAAGGTACCGCATGGATGACGTTCACCGTGGAGGTGTCGGATTCCGGACGGCTGAACAAAGTACTCGGCATCGTAGCCACGGTGCAGGGCGTGCGCTCTGCCCGGCGCCGTTGA
- a CDS encoding ORF6N domain-containing protein, which produces MPDIVTIGGVESTLITYKDRPVCTTFQLAQFYDCSEKNLSDNYGNNRERFEEDKHFVLLEGEMLRAFKVGLPDQIGEPLKFAPKVILWTELGAARHAKMLTTDRAWDIFEQLEDAYFRAETGTYTASITPLKATAEAAKALPHLVRAARLFGCDKNAAAISANQAIYSMTKINLMQQLGHTHLEAEKQDHWYSPTELGKQMTPPVSARQVNLLLAEAGLQFKRGDVWEATEAGKDFARVYDTGKRHGSGVPVTQMKWSATVMAVMQALPAEQKEAA; this is translated from the coding sequence ATGCCCGATATCGTGACCATCGGCGGCGTGGAGTCCACGCTCATCACGTACAAGGACCGCCCGGTTTGCACTACGTTTCAACTCGCGCAGTTCTATGACTGCTCGGAAAAGAACCTGAGCGACAACTACGGCAACAACCGCGAGAGGTTCGAGGAGGACAAGCATTTCGTGCTGCTCGAAGGGGAAATGCTGCGCGCGTTCAAGGTGGGGTTGCCCGACCAAATCGGGGAACCTCTGAAGTTTGCTCCGAAAGTCATTCTCTGGACTGAGTTGGGCGCAGCTCGCCACGCCAAGATGCTTACTACCGACAGGGCCTGGGATATTTTCGAGCAGCTAGAAGACGCGTACTTTCGCGCTGAGACCGGCACCTACACCGCTAGTATCACTCCGCTCAAGGCAACGGCCGAAGCGGCGAAGGCGCTCCCCCATCTGGTACGCGCTGCCCGCCTGTTCGGCTGCGACAAGAACGCTGCGGCGATTTCCGCCAACCAAGCCATCTACTCGATGACCAAAATTAACCTGATGCAGCAACTCGGGCACACGCACCTAGAAGCTGAAAAGCAGGATCACTGGTACTCGCCGACCGAGTTGGGCAAGCAGATGACTCCGCCTGTCTCAGCACGTCAGGTCAATCTGCTTCTGGCTGAAGCTGGCCTGCAGTTCAAGCGCGGTGATGTGTGGGAGGCAACCGAGGCGGGGAAAGACTTCGCGCGGGTCTACGACACCGGCAAGCGCCATGGCAGCGGAGTTCCGGTCACGCAGATGAAGTGGTCGGCCACAGTGATGGCCGTAATGCAGGCCCTTCCCGCAGAGCAGAAAGAGGCCGCATGA
- a CDS encoding S24 family peptidase, giving the protein MAENKRSKMTAELLEEAARLKALWDDGRPHRTQAVFGEVYGLGNQANVGHYLNGRSPLNPKAAAAFAAELGCSVSDFSPRVAKELDRLASPQAHAIEVSGERGGLQDVVIAQYDTGGAMGHGFNLTDHPPGMIKSWRVDHDWLRFNVPTHTGVKNLAIVTGFGPSMRPMFNPGDPLLVDTGVKVIDHEGVYFFRVGDEGYIKLVQRVPEFDGPGVILRVISKNPDFPPYDLSPKNPHFEVLGKVLTVWRSEQF; this is encoded by the coding sequence ATGGCAGAAAACAAACGTTCGAAGATGACCGCGGAGCTTCTTGAAGAGGCTGCTCGGCTGAAAGCCCTCTGGGATGATGGTCGTCCCCATAGAACCCAGGCTGTGTTCGGCGAGGTGTATGGGCTCGGCAACCAAGCCAATGTTGGCCACTACCTCAATGGGCGCAGTCCTTTAAACCCAAAAGCCGCCGCAGCATTCGCAGCGGAACTAGGATGCAGCGTTTCGGACTTCAGTCCTCGTGTAGCGAAGGAATTGGACCGACTCGCGAGCCCGCAGGCCCATGCAATTGAGGTGTCAGGAGAGCGCGGCGGATTGCAAGATGTCGTGATCGCGCAGTACGACACCGGCGGTGCGATGGGCCATGGGTTCAACCTGACCGACCACCCACCCGGGATGATTAAGAGTTGGCGGGTTGACCACGATTGGCTACGCTTCAATGTGCCCACACACACTGGAGTGAAGAACTTGGCCATCGTCACTGGGTTCGGGCCATCTATGCGTCCCATGTTCAATCCAGGAGACCCGCTGCTCGTGGATACCGGGGTGAAGGTCATCGATCACGAAGGCGTGTACTTCTTCCGCGTGGGCGATGAGGGCTACATCAAACTGGTCCAGCGAGTGCCGGAGTTCGATGGCCCCGGAGTGATCCTGCGGGTGATCTCGAAAAACCCGGACTTCCCGCCCTACGATCTGTCGCCAAAGAATCCGCACTTTGAGGTGCTGGGGAAAGTGCTCACTGTTTGGCGCAGTGAGCAGTTCTAG
- a CDS encoding excisionase, whose protein sequence is MTAEVTTQPFVQSARFVTIKLCAAMTGLSPAAIEKRIERGLWLEKKEWRRGRDGRIWIDTKGIEAWVLETE, encoded by the coding sequence ATGACAGCCGAAGTGACGACCCAGCCGTTCGTGCAGTCGGCTCGGTTTGTGACCATCAAACTGTGCGCCGCCATGACAGGGCTTTCACCGGCGGCCATCGAAAAGCGTATCGAACGAGGCTTGTGGCTGGAAAAGAAGGAATGGCGACGCGGGCGCGACGGTCGCATTTGGATCGACACCAAGGGGATAGAGGCATGGGTTTTAGAGACGGAGTAG
- a CDS encoding 3-hydroxybutyrate dehydrogenase — translation MLQGKTALVTGSTSGIGLGIAKALARQGANVVLNGFGDVDGPRAEVLAAGESRGAQVAYHGADMSRAADIEDMMKYSASQFGRVDILVNNAGIQHVANVEDFPVEKWDAILAINLTSAFHTSRLVLPPMKAANWGRIINIASVHGLVASAQKAAYVAAKHGLVGLTKVTALETATTGVTCNAICPGWVLTPLVQKQVDAKAAEQGLSNEDAKKQLLSEKEPSLQFTTPEELGELAVFFCSSAASNVRGAAWNMDGGWAAQ, via the coding sequence ATGCTTCAAGGCAAAACCGCCCTCGTCACCGGCTCCACGAGCGGCATCGGACTGGGCATCGCCAAGGCGCTCGCGCGCCAGGGCGCCAACGTCGTGCTCAATGGTTTCGGCGATGTGGACGGCCCCCGAGCCGAAGTGCTGGCGGCCGGCGAAAGCCGCGGCGCTCAGGTGGCCTACCACGGCGCCGACATGAGCCGCGCAGCGGACATCGAAGACATGATGAAGTACAGCGCCAGCCAGTTCGGGCGCGTGGACATCCTGGTCAACAACGCGGGCATCCAGCACGTGGCGAACGTGGAGGACTTTCCCGTCGAGAAGTGGGACGCCATCCTGGCGATCAACCTGACCAGCGCCTTCCACACCTCGCGCCTGGTCCTGCCTCCGATGAAGGCGGCCAACTGGGGACGCATCATCAACATCGCCTCGGTGCACGGGCTGGTGGCTTCGGCCCAGAAGGCAGCCTATGTGGCGGCCAAGCATGGCCTCGTGGGCCTGACGAAAGTGACTGCGCTGGAAACCGCCACCACGGGCGTGACCTGCAATGCGATATGCCCCGGCTGGGTGCTCACGCCGCTGGTGCAAAAACAGGTCGATGCCAAGGCCGCCGAACAGGGCCTGTCGAACGAAGACGCCAAGAAGCAGTTGCTGAGCGAAAAGGAACCCTCGCTGCAGTTCACCACGCCCGAAGAGCTGGGCGAACTGGCGGTGTTCTTCTGCTCGTCGGCGGCCAGCAATGTCCGCGGCGCCGCCTGGAACATGGATGGCGGCTGGGCCGCACAGTAA